A region from the Mucilaginibacter sp. CSA2-8R genome encodes:
- a CDS encoding DUF6624 domain-containing protein, translating into MMFSISVSSKLQAQSVNKKYLRRQLDSIMSLDQKYRGYLSDLSNTAKKIKIAAKFQSTAEEIDDLLWNKQKSIDSANLLFVEKVIDQYGYPGKKLVGTPTNEVAWNVIQHSPKIDKYIDVVAKAAHKNDLPFFLYATMQDRYLVNKHQKQIYGTQAAFRQLKRTGKNDWFIWPIANPQKVNLRRKKAGFKNTVEENAKLLDINYEVLDLSDFH; encoded by the coding sequence ATGATGTTCTCCATATCAGTCAGCTCAAAGTTACAGGCTCAATCGGTTAATAAGAAGTATCTGAGACGTCAATTGGACAGCATTATGTCATTGGATCAAAAATATCGCGGATATCTTTCTGACCTGTCAAACACAGCTAAAAAAATAAAAATAGCTGCTAAATTCCAATCGACCGCTGAGGAAATCGATGACTTACTATGGAACAAACAAAAATCAATTGATTCTGCTAACTTGCTCTTTGTTGAAAAGGTAATTGACCAATATGGTTACCCTGGTAAGAAATTAGTGGGCACCCCTACCAATGAAGTTGCATGGAACGTAATACAACACTCTCCAAAGATTGATAAGTACATTGATGTTGTCGCCAAAGCGGCGCATAAAAATGATCTCCCATTTTTTCTTTACGCTACTATGCAGGACAGATATCTTGTAAACAAACACCAAAAACAAATTTACGGCACGCAGGCCGCATTCAGGCAACTTAAGCGGACAGGAAAAAACGACTGGTTTATTTGGCCTATAGCCAATCCGCAAAAAGTCAATTTACGGAGAAAGAAAGCAGGTTTCAAAAACACTGTGGAAGAAAATGCAAAATTGCTCGACATTAATTATGAGGTTCTTGATTTATCTGACTTTCACTAA